One stretch of Variovorax sp. TBS-050B DNA includes these proteins:
- a CDS encoding putative 2-aminoethylphosphonate ABC transporter permease subunit, whose amino-acid sequence MSSTMEALAVIPARAVPASPFDRERWLTGAAVLLMVALLLVTVALPVGALVGQSFFDRAGSFVGLANFARYLDNPALVQSAFNSLWLAALSAVVCTAIAYVYAYGLMLSCMPAKGVLRAVALVPLLAPSLLPAISLVYLFGNQGLFKGLLGDASIYGPLGIVLGSVFWTLPHALLILTTAMATSDGRLYEAAQTLGASRWRMFRTVTLPSTRYGLIVAGMVVFVLVITDFGVPKVVGGQTGVLATDIYKQVVGQQNFQMGAVVGLVLLLPAVLSFLVERHVRSRQAAALSARATPYRPEPVKARDRALLAFCALVACAILVMIGMAVFASLATYWPYKLTPSLKNYDFGNMDGGGWGSYFNSLRLAACAAVAGALATFVSAYLVEKPRHFGLARELLNLLANLPLAVPGLVLGVGYIFFFISPSNPLRAIYGSMTILVVCTVAHFFSVAHLTSLSALRQLDREYELVSESMGIPFWHTLWRIHLPVALPTVLHVAGYFFVNAMTTVSAVVFLYSPQTTLAAIAVLNMDDAGDVAPAAAMASLIMLTAAIGRGLFALAGHWALARTQQWRQR is encoded by the coding sequence ATGAGCAGCACCATGGAAGCGCTGGCCGTGATACCGGCCAGGGCTGTTCCCGCCAGTCCCTTCGACCGTGAGCGCTGGCTGACCGGTGCGGCCGTGCTGCTGATGGTGGCGCTGCTGCTCGTGACGGTGGCGCTGCCCGTCGGCGCGCTCGTCGGGCAGAGCTTCTTCGACCGCGCGGGCAGCTTCGTCGGCCTCGCCAACTTCGCGCGCTACCTCGACAATCCCGCGCTGGTGCAGTCGGCGTTCAACAGCCTCTGGCTGGCCGCGCTCAGCGCCGTCGTCTGCACCGCCATCGCCTACGTGTATGCCTACGGCCTCATGCTGTCGTGCATGCCGGCCAAGGGCGTGCTGCGCGCGGTGGCGCTGGTGCCGCTGCTCGCGCCTTCGCTGCTGCCGGCCATCAGCCTGGTCTATCTCTTCGGCAACCAAGGCCTGTTCAAGGGGCTGCTCGGCGATGCCTCGATCTACGGGCCGCTCGGCATTGTGCTGGGCTCGGTGTTCTGGACGCTGCCGCATGCGCTGCTGATCCTGACCACCGCCATGGCCACCTCCGACGGCCGGCTCTACGAGGCCGCGCAGACCCTGGGCGCCTCGCGCTGGCGGATGTTCCGCACCGTCACGCTGCCGTCCACGCGCTACGGGCTCATCGTGGCCGGGATGGTCGTGTTCGTGCTCGTCATCACCGATTTCGGCGTGCCCAAGGTCGTGGGCGGCCAGACCGGCGTGCTGGCGACCGACATCTACAAGCAGGTCGTCGGGCAGCAGAACTTCCAGATGGGCGCGGTGGTCGGCCTGGTGCTGCTGCTGCCCGCGGTGCTCTCGTTCCTGGTCGAGCGCCACGTGCGCAGCCGGCAGGCCGCCGCGCTCTCGGCGCGCGCCACGCCCTACCGGCCCGAGCCGGTGAAGGCGCGCGACCGCGCGCTGCTCGCCTTCTGCGCGCTGGTCGCCTGCGCCATCCTCGTGATGATCGGCATGGCCGTGTTCGCATCGCTCGCCACCTACTGGCCCTACAAGCTCACGCCGTCGCTCAAGAACTACGACTTCGGCAACATGGACGGCGGCGGCTGGGGCAGCTACTTCAATTCGCTCCGGCTCGCGGCCTGTGCCGCGGTGGCGGGTGCGCTCGCCACCTTCGTCTCGGCCTACCTGGTCGAGAAGCCGCGCCACTTCGGCCTGGCGCGCGAGCTGCTGAACCTTCTGGCGAACCTGCCGCTCGCGGTGCCGGGGCTGGTGCTCGGCGTGGGCTACATCTTCTTCTTCATCTCGCCCTCGAATCCGCTGCGCGCCATCTACGGCAGCATGACGATCCTGGTCGTCTGCACCGTGGCGCACTTCTTCTCGGTGGCGCACCTCACCTCGCTGAGCGCGCTGCGCCAGCTCGACCGCGAGTACGAGCTGGTGTCGGAATCGATGGGTATTCCGTTCTGGCACACGCTCTGGCGCATCCATCTGCCCGTTGCGCTGCCGACGGTGCTCCACGTGGCCGGCTACTTCTTCGTGAACGCGATGACCACCGTCTCGGCCGTCGTGTTCCTGTATTCGCCGCAGACCACGCTGGCGGCCATCGCCGTGCTCAACATGGACGACGCGGGCGACGTGGCGCCCGCCGCCGCGATGGCTTCGCTGATCATGCTCACGGCCGCCATCGGCCGCGGTTTGTTCGCGCTGGCCGGGCACTGGGCGCTGGCGCGCACGCAGCAATGGCGGCAGCGTTGA
- a CDS encoding phospholipase C, phosphocholine-specific: MNSRRHFLTGAATTGAAALALSAFPPSIRRALAIPANNKTGTIKDVEHIVILMQENRSFDHYFGTLMGVRGFGDRFTIPLPKGMNVWQQSDASGKAILPYHLDSSRGNAQRVSGTPHSWSDGQNAWDGGRTYQWARYKTNAAMGYFKEAELPFQFALANAFTLCDGYHCSMHTGTNSNRMFLWAGTNGPTGAGVATVNNEWDSIDSSAKGYEWKTYPERLQEAKVSWIVYQNMPENFGDNPLAGFKQYRLANEASGKPVSNDTASPAYDPASDDAGNPLYKGIANTMSDGGFLEQFRQDIKNGKLPQVSWIIAPATYSEHPGPSSPVQGGWYIQETLDALTAVPEVWSKTVLFINFDENDGYFDHYPSPAAPSINPDGTPAGKTTLPVEALAPEYFNHPKPPGTTSQPAPDGRVYGPGVRVPMYVVSPWSRGGWVNSQAFDHTSVLRFIEARFGVQEPQISAFRRAVCGDLTSAFNFANPNNEVLPTLAGRTTRSAADQLRSDQEKLAQVPLPVDPQLPRQATGTRPSRALPYELHASARSDLGTGQVRLIFANTGRAAAVFHVYDKLHLDRLPRRFMVEPGKTLDDAWNAMSDDSGFYDLWVLGPNGFHRHFKGDLNRLRAGDAAVPEVRVCYDIANGNVYLEMLNGGKNGAKFTVRAKAYRDDGPWTATVQGGAKAELHWELAGSGAWYDFVVSCDADASWQRRFAGRVETGRHGVSDPALGMVDL; this comes from the coding sequence ATGAACTCCCGCCGCCACTTCCTCACCGGCGCCGCCACCACCGGTGCCGCCGCACTCGCGCTCTCGGCCTTTCCGCCGAGCATCCGCCGCGCACTCGCCATTCCGGCCAACAACAAGACCGGCACCATCAAAGACGTCGAGCACATCGTGATCCTGATGCAGGAGAACCGTTCGTTCGACCACTACTTCGGCACGCTCATGGGCGTGCGCGGCTTCGGCGACCGCTTCACCATTCCGCTGCCTAAGGGCATGAACGTGTGGCAGCAGAGCGATGCCAGCGGCAAGGCGATCCTTCCCTACCATCTCGACAGTTCCAGGGGCAACGCCCAGCGCGTGAGCGGCACGCCGCACTCGTGGAGCGACGGCCAGAACGCCTGGGACGGCGGCCGCACCTACCAATGGGCGCGCTACAAGACCAATGCCGCGATGGGCTACTTCAAGGAAGCCGAGCTGCCGTTCCAGTTCGCGCTGGCCAATGCCTTCACGCTGTGCGACGGCTACCACTGCAGCATGCACACCGGCACCAACTCGAACCGCATGTTCCTCTGGGCCGGCACCAACGGTCCGACCGGCGCGGGCGTGGCCACGGTGAACAACGAATGGGACTCGATCGACAGCTCGGCCAAGGGCTACGAATGGAAGACCTACCCCGAGCGCCTGCAGGAGGCCAAGGTCAGCTGGATCGTCTACCAGAACATGCCTGAGAACTTCGGCGACAACCCGCTCGCAGGCTTCAAGCAGTACCGGCTCGCCAACGAGGCCTCCGGCAAGCCCGTGAGCAACGACACGGCCTCCCCGGCCTACGATCCGGCGAGCGACGACGCGGGCAATCCGCTCTACAAGGGCATCGCCAACACCATGAGCGACGGCGGGTTCCTCGAGCAGTTCCGCCAGGACATCAAGAACGGCAAGCTGCCGCAGGTCTCGTGGATCATCGCGCCCGCCACCTACTCGGAGCACCCGGGCCCGTCGAGCCCGGTCCAGGGCGGCTGGTACATCCAGGAGACGCTCGACGCACTCACCGCGGTGCCCGAGGTCTGGAGCAAGACCGTGCTCTTCATCAACTTCGACGAAAACGACGGCTACTTCGACCACTACCCGTCGCCCGCCGCGCCGTCGATCAACCCCGACGGCACGCCCGCCGGCAAGACCACGCTGCCGGTCGAGGCGCTCGCGCCCGAGTACTTCAACCACCCCAAGCCGCCGGGGACCACGAGCCAGCCGGCGCCCGATGGCCGCGTCTACGGTCCCGGCGTACGCGTGCCGATGTACGTGGTCTCGCCCTGGAGCCGCGGCGGCTGGGTCAACTCGCAGGCCTTCGACCACACCTCGGTGCTGCGCTTCATCGAGGCGCGCTTCGGCGTCCAGGAGCCGCAGATCAGCGCGTTCCGCCGCGCGGTGTGCGGCGACCTGACCAGCGCGTTCAATTTCGCGAACCCGAACAACGAGGTGCTGCCCACGCTCGCGGGGCGCACCACGCGCAGCGCCGCCGACCAGTTGCGCAGCGACCAGGAGAAGCTGGCGCAGGTGCCGCTGCCGGTCGATCCGCAACTGCCGCGCCAGGCGACCGGCACACGGCCTTCGCGCGCGCTGCCCTACGAGCTGCATGCCAGTGCGCGCAGCGACCTGGGCACGGGCCAGGTGCGGCTGATCTTCGCGAACACCGGCCGCGCGGCCGCGGTGTTCCACGTCTACGACAAGCTGCACCTCGACCGCCTCCCGCGCCGCTTCATGGTGGAGCCCGGAAAGACGCTCGACGACGCCTGGAACGCGATGAGCGACGACAGCGGCTTCTACGACCTCTGGGTGCTCGGGCCCAACGGCTTCCATCGCCATTTCAAGGGCGACCTCAACCGGCTGCGCGCCGGCGACGCGGCGGTGCCCGAGGTGCGCGTGTGCTACGACATCGCCAACGGCAACGTCTACCTCGAAATGCTCAACGGCGGCAAGAACGGCGCGAAGTTCACGGTGCGCGCCAAGGCCTACCGCGACGACGGCCCCTGGACCGCGACCGTGCAAGGCGGCGCCAAGGCCGAGCTCCACTGGGAGCTCGCCGGGAGCGGCGCGTGGTACGACTTCGTCGTCAGCTGCGATGCCGACGCCAGCTGGCAGCGCCGCTTTGCGGGCCGCGTCGAGACCGGCCGCCACGGCGTGAGCGACCCGGCCCTGGGCATGGTCGACCTGTGA
- a CDS encoding MFS transporter — translation METSPARHQPDSRYAMARLALTLLVMTVGSSGMYVVSVMLPSVQAEFGIARADASLPYTLLMLGFGVGGVLMGKLADRFGVMWPLLGGAVCLGLGYVASGLAGGIVSFTIAQTLLVGLLGSSVAFAPLVADTSLWFVKRRGIAVAVCASGNYVAGAVWPPIVQHFIETVGWRQTYIGMGLFCGVVMALLALFFRARPPAVVVAQPVAGNAGATVRNLARPFGLSTGTAQGLLCVAGVACCVAMAMPQVHIVAYCSDLGYGPARGAQMLSLMLAFGVVSRLVSGAICDRIGGLRTLLLGGALQCVALLLFLPFDGLVPLYVVSALFGLFQGGIVPSYAIIVREHFPASEAGARVGTVLMFTLFGMALGGWMSGKVFDLTGSYHAAFVNGIAWNLVNVSIASFLLYRVTGFGRRRATA, via the coding sequence ATGGAGACATCCCCCGCCCGACACCAGCCCGACTCCCGCTACGCCATGGCGCGGCTCGCGCTCACGCTGCTCGTCATGACGGTCGGCAGCAGCGGCATGTACGTGGTCTCCGTGATGCTGCCGTCGGTGCAGGCCGAGTTCGGCATCGCACGCGCCGACGCCTCGCTGCCCTACACGCTGCTGATGCTCGGTTTCGGCGTGGGCGGCGTGCTGATGGGCAAGCTGGCCGACCGCTTCGGCGTGATGTGGCCGCTGCTCGGCGGGGCGGTGTGCCTCGGGCTCGGCTACGTCGCCTCGGGCCTGGCGGGCGGCATCGTGTCGTTCACCATCGCGCAGACGCTGCTCGTCGGGCTGCTCGGCAGCTCGGTGGCCTTCGCGCCGCTGGTGGCCGACACCTCGCTGTGGTTCGTCAAGCGCCGCGGCATCGCAGTGGCCGTGTGCGCCAGCGGCAACTACGTGGCGGGCGCGGTGTGGCCGCCGATCGTGCAGCACTTCATCGAGACGGTCGGCTGGCGCCAGACCTACATCGGCATGGGCCTGTTCTGCGGCGTCGTGATGGCGCTGCTGGCGCTGTTCTTCCGCGCCCGGCCGCCCGCGGTCGTCGTCGCTCAACCCGTCGCAGGCAACGCCGGCGCCACGGTGCGCAATCTCGCGCGGCCCTTCGGCCTGTCCACCGGCACCGCGCAGGGCCTTCTGTGCGTGGCGGGCGTCGCCTGCTGCGTGGCGATGGCGATGCCGCAGGTGCACATCGTGGCCTATTGCAGCGACCTCGGCTATGGACCGGCGCGCGGCGCGCAGATGCTCTCGCTGATGCTCGCCTTCGGCGTGGTGAGCCGGCTGGTGTCGGGCGCGATCTGCGACCGCATCGGCGGGCTGCGCACGCTGCTGCTCGGCGGTGCGCTGCAGTGCGTGGCGCTGCTGTTGTTCCTGCCCTTCGACGGGCTGGTGCCGCTCTACGTGGTGTCGGCGCTGTTCGGGCTGTTCCAGGGCGGCATCGTGCCGTCCTACGCAATCATCGTGCGCGAGCACTTCCCGGCCTCGGAGGCCGGCGCGCGCGTGGGCACGGTGCTGATGTTCACGCTGTTCGGTATGGCGCTGGGCGGCTGGATGTCGGGCAAGGTGTTCGACCTCACGGGCAGCTACCACGCGGCCTTCGTGAACGGCATTGCGTGGAACCTCGTCAACGTGTCGATCGCGAGTTTCCTGCTGTACCGGGTGACGGGCTTCGGCAGGCGCCGCGCGACGGCATAG
- a CDS encoding phospholipase C, phosphocholine-specific, with product MNSRRKFLTGAATTGASALALSAFPPSIRRALAIPANNKTGTINDVEHIVILMQENRSFDHYFGTLMGVRGFGDRFTIPLPKGMNVWQQSDATGKVILPYHLDSSKGNAQRDGGTPHDWADSQNAWDGGRLYQWPRYKTSKAMGYHKQAEIPFQFALANAFTLCDAYHCSMHTGTDANRAFHLTGTNGPTASNTAFVTNEWDWISGQPDSPNTGYTWKTYAERLEAAGVRWISYQNMPDEWGDNMLGAFRQFRQANLDSGYPVSSGGKPNEPYANTGQALPYKAYDRATDDAKSPLYKGVANTLPGTKPEDYLEAFKRDIREGTLPQVAWMNAPSIYCEHPGPSSPVQGAWFLQEVLDALTAVPEVWSKTVLFVNFDENDGYFDHLPSPSPPSKNADGSYAGKTTLPADAMAHEYFNQPAPPGSTKQPAPDGRVYGPGPRVPMYVISPWSRGGWVNSEAFDHTSVLRFIEARFGVQEPNIGPFRRAVCGDLTSAFNFKNPNDEALPTLAGRATRAEADQIRRNQEALAQVPLPLDPQLPRQATGTRPSRALPYELHTSARVAPLDGKVQLLFANTGSTGAVFHVYDRLNLGRLPRRYMLEAGKTLDDTWNAAADNSGFYDLWVLGPNGFHRHFKGDLGSLRAADAPNPEVRVCYDIANGNVYLEMLNTGSKACSFTVRAKAYRDDGPWTATVQPGGKAELHWELASSGAWYDFAVACDADTSYARRFAGRVETGRHSVSDPAMGMPDL from the coding sequence ATGAACTCCCGTCGCAAGTTTCTGACCGGCGCCGCCACCACGGGCGCCAGCGCACTCGCGCTCTCGGCCTTCCCGCCCAGCATCCGCCGCGCACTCGCCATTCCGGCCAACAACAAGACCGGCACCATCAACGACGTCGAGCACATCGTCATCCTGATGCAGGAAAACCGCTCGTTCGACCACTACTTCGGCACGCTCATGGGCGTGCGCGGCTTCGGAGACCGCTTCACCATTCCGCTGCCCAAGGGCATGAACGTGTGGCAGCAGAGCGATGCCACCGGCAAGGTCATCCTGCCCTACCACCTCGACAGCTCCAAGGGCAACGCCCAGCGCGACGGCGGCACGCCGCACGACTGGGCCGACAGCCAGAACGCCTGGGACGGCGGGCGCCTGTACCAGTGGCCGCGCTACAAGACGAGCAAGGCCATGGGCTACCACAAGCAAGCGGAGATCCCGTTCCAGTTCGCGCTCGCGAATGCCTTCACGCTCTGCGATGCCTACCACTGCAGCATGCACACGGGCACCGATGCGAACCGCGCGTTCCATCTCACCGGCACCAACGGACCGACGGCGAGCAACACCGCCTTCGTCACCAACGAGTGGGACTGGATCAGCGGCCAGCCGGATTCGCCGAACACCGGCTACACCTGGAAGACCTATGCCGAGCGCCTCGAGGCGGCGGGCGTGCGCTGGATCAGCTACCAGAACATGCCCGACGAATGGGGCGACAACATGCTCGGTGCGTTCCGGCAGTTCCGCCAGGCCAACCTCGACTCGGGCTATCCGGTGTCGAGCGGCGGCAAGCCCAACGAGCCCTATGCCAACACCGGGCAGGCGCTGCCCTACAAGGCCTACGACCGCGCCACCGACGACGCGAAGAGCCCGCTCTACAAGGGCGTGGCCAACACGCTGCCGGGCACGAAGCCCGAGGACTACCTCGAGGCCTTCAAGCGCGACATCCGCGAAGGCACGCTGCCGCAGGTCGCGTGGATGAACGCGCCCTCGATCTACTGCGAGCACCCCGGCCCGTCGAGCCCGGTGCAGGGCGCCTGGTTCCTGCAGGAAGTGCTGGACGCGCTCACCGCCGTGCCCGAGGTGTGGAGCAAGACGGTGCTCTTCGTCAACTTCGACGAGAACGACGGCTACTTCGACCACCTGCCCTCGCCTTCCCCGCCGTCGAAGAACGCCGACGGCAGCTACGCCGGCAAGACCACGCTGCCGGCCGATGCGATGGCGCACGAATACTTCAACCAGCCCGCGCCGCCCGGCAGCACCAAGCAGCCCGCGCCGGACGGCCGCGTGTACGGCCCCGGCCCGCGCGTGCCGATGTACGTGATCTCGCCCTGGAGCCGCGGCGGCTGGGTGAACTCCGAGGCCTTCGACCACACCTCGGTGCTGCGCTTCATCGAGGCGCGCTTCGGCGTTCAGGAGCCGAACATCGGCCCGTTCCGGCGCGCGGTCTGCGGCGACCTCACGAGCGCCTTCAACTTCAAGAACCCCAACGACGAAGCGCTGCCCACGCTCGCCGGCCGCGCCACGCGCGCGGAGGCCGACCAGATCCGGCGCAACCAGGAAGCGCTGGCCCAGGTGCCGCTGCCGCTCGATCCGCAGCTGCCGCGCCAGGCCACCGGCACGCGGCCCTCGCGCGCGCTGCCCTACGAGCTGCACACGAGCGCGCGCGTGGCGCCGCTCGACGGCAAGGTGCAGCTGCTGTTCGCGAACACCGGCAGCACGGGCGCGGTGTTCCACGTCTACGACAGGCTCAACCTCGGCCGCCTGCCGCGCCGCTACATGCTCGAGGCCGGCAAGACGCTCGACGACACCTGGAACGCAGCGGCCGACAACAGCGGCTTCTACGATCTGTGGGTGCTCGGACCCAATGGCTTCCACCGGCACTTCAAGGGGGACCTCGGCAGCCTGCGCGCCGCCGATGCGCCGAACCCCGAAGTGCGCGTGTGCTACGACATCGCTAACGGCAACGTCTACCTCGAAATGCTCAACACCGGTTCGAAGGCCTGCAGCTTCACGGTGCGCGCCAAGGCCTACCGCGACGACGGTCCGTGGACCGCGACCGTGCAGCCCGGCGGCAAGGCCGAGCTGCACTGGGAACTGGCATCGAGCGGCGCGTGGTACGACTTCGCCGTCGCCTGCGATGCGGACACCAGCTATGCGCGCCGCTTCGCGGGCCGCGTGGAGACCGGCCGGCATTCGGTGAGCGATCCCGCGATGGGCATGCCCGATCTCTGA
- a CDS encoding LamG-like jellyroll fold domain-containing protein, which produces MLAACGGGGGGGAGFAPIAVPPPSGNNTGGGSSPPPATYQGKSGPKALLVEVDGLTHAALAEAIAQNRAPGLQALQLAPAWTGGANGTPSEQRTTDLPGWASLVTGTWAQRHTVRWDTADQRIDATLAPSVFAYAKQKADAAYLTGSVTTNTAYPTLLARENGTLDAAVDCAGADACVTERTGQLIDQGYDLLLAQYGAPAAAAADGLRSEGYRRAVAGTAAAVGELLARVARRSAHDAKEDWLVVLTTGHGLDAFGAATGLQNAGNKTVFIASNKALAALPAVGEAAPADVAALTKLAAATDVAPTVLRHLNALPADADYRFNGQALQAPTALRGLVAKTGADRNSIELSWSLAGQADVPVKVLRDGKLVATLAAGATRYADPIEAASDGLYTFDYTVQAGEASLALQARIAYLKPATLAPTLRNGLVDYYPLDALPAVDRMGASTLAPWAADADGGSLVDDGFKAPYKAKALRVDSTLKNADGTAGYRLLQTNDVATATAVTAYTIGFWMRTDATCSQGVSNGASVIANKNYTTGGNAGLAIGLFGSCELRFNVGTGSARADSNGYRISAGQWAYVALVIDKANLRMTPYVFDATRATQTGSATLTPDLVAKLGGLNNGIGLNEDGTGQYYKRETSSPRGAMDFNDFAIWNRALTADELASIFKSGQPLSALAP; this is translated from the coding sequence ATGCTCGCCGCATGCGGTGGCGGTGGCGGCGGTGGCGCGGGCTTTGCGCCCATCGCCGTGCCGCCCCCATCGGGCAACAACACCGGCGGCGGAAGCAGCCCGCCTCCAGCGACCTACCAGGGCAAGAGCGGGCCGAAGGCACTCCTGGTCGAGGTCGACGGGCTCACGCACGCCGCGCTCGCCGAGGCGATTGCGCAGAACAGGGCACCCGGCCTGCAGGCGCTGCAGCTCGCGCCAGCCTGGACCGGCGGCGCCAACGGCACGCCGAGCGAACAGCGCACGACGGACCTGCCGGGTTGGGCTTCGCTGGTGACCGGCACCTGGGCCCAGCGGCACACGGTGCGCTGGGACACGGCCGACCAGCGCATCGACGCCACGCTCGCGCCCTCGGTCTTCGCCTACGCGAAGCAGAAGGCCGACGCGGCCTATCTGACCGGCTCGGTCACCACGAACACCGCCTACCCCACGCTGCTCGCGCGTGAGAACGGCACGCTCGATGCCGCGGTCGACTGCGCGGGCGCCGATGCCTGCGTGACCGAGCGAACGGGTCAGCTCATCGACCAGGGCTACGACCTGCTGCTCGCGCAGTACGGCGCACCCGCGGCGGCCGCAGCGGACGGCCTGCGCAGCGAAGGCTACCGGCGCGCGGTGGCCGGCACCGCCGCGGCGGTCGGCGAACTGCTCGCACGCGTCGCGCGGCGCAGCGCCCACGATGCGAAGGAGGACTGGCTGGTGGTGCTCACCACCGGTCACGGCCTCGATGCCTTCGGCGCCGCCACCGGTCTGCAGAACGCCGGGAACAAGACCGTCTTCATCGCGAGCAACAAGGCGCTCGCCGCCCTTCCCGCCGTCGGAGAAGCCGCGCCCGCGGACGTGGCCGCGCTCACGAAACTCGCCGCCGCGACCGACGTCGCGCCCACCGTGCTGCGCCACCTGAATGCCTTGCCCGCCGACGCGGACTACCGCTTCAACGGCCAGGCGCTGCAGGCGCCCACCGCGCTGCGCGGTCTCGTCGCGAAGACCGGTGCCGACAGAAACAGCATCGAACTCTCATGGTCGCTCGCGGGCCAGGCAGACGTGCCGGTGAAGGTGCTGCGCGACGGCAAGCTGGTGGCCACGCTGGCGGCCGGCGCCACCCGCTACGCCGACCCGATCGAGGCCGCGAGCGACGGCCTCTACACCTTCGACTACACCGTGCAGGCGGGCGAAGCCAGCCTTGCGCTGCAGGCACGCATCGCCTACCTGAAGCCCGCGACGCTCGCGCCGACGCTGCGCAACGGCCTGGTCGACTACTACCCGCTCGATGCGCTGCCCGCCGTCGACCGCATGGGCGCTTCGACGCTGGCCCCTTGGGCGGCGGATGCCGACGGCGGCAGCCTCGTCGACGACGGCTTCAAGGCACCCTATAAGGCCAAGGCGCTGCGCGTGGACAGCACCTTGAAGAATGCCGACGGCACTGCCGGCTACCGCCTGCTGCAGACCAACGACGTCGCGACCGCGACCGCGGTCACCGCCTACACCATTGGCTTCTGGATGCGCACCGACGCCACCTGCAGCCAGGGCGTGAGCAACGGCGCCTCGGTGATCGCCAACAAGAACTACACCACCGGCGGCAATGCCGGCCTCGCCATCGGCCTGTTCGGCAGCTGCGAGCTCCGCTTCAACGTCGGCACCGGCAGCGCGCGCGCCGACAGCAACGGCTACCGCATCAGCGCCGGCCAGTGGGCCTATGTGGCGCTGGTGATCGACAAGGCCAACCTGCGCATGACGCCCTACGTGTTCGACGCGACGCGCGCCACGCAGACCGGCAGCGCGACGCTCACCCCGGATCTCGTCGCCAAGCTCGGCGGCCTGAACAACGGCATCGGCCTCAACGAGGACGGCACGGGCCAGTACTACAAGCGCGAAACCAGCTCGCCGCGCGGCGCGATGGATTTCAACGACTTCGCGATCTGGAACCGCGCCCTCACGGCCGACGAGCTCGCCAGCATCTTCAAGTCGGGCCAGCCGCTCTCGGCACTCGCGCCCTGA
- a CDS encoding ATP-binding cassette domain-containing protein — translation MTSFLSLRGIEKSFGASRVLDGIDLDIEPGEFVCLLGPSGCGKTTLLRIVCGIERADRGQLLLGGQDIAGLPPAARGFGVVFQSYALFPNLTAAQNIAYGLHPTGALAREMAKRSREMLDLVGLAAHADKYPVQLSGGQQQRVALARALAPNPRLLLLDEPLSALDAQVRASLRSEIRALQKRLGVVTIMVTHDQEEALSMADRVVLMHHGRIEQAGTPDELYRRPRTRFVAGFVGRMNMLPATVMADGKVRVRDSELFCAPGPLSVGATATVGIRPEHVVVRRFGAEMGANSFPARLLDTEFFGNRTSARLACEPLGIEIEAELPPDAPLVPSSMVHIQLPLHALSVLAH, via the coding sequence GGCGAATTCGTCTGCCTGCTCGGGCCTTCGGGCTGCGGCAAGACCACGCTGCTGCGCATCGTCTGCGGCATCGAGCGCGCCGACCGGGGCCAGCTCCTGCTCGGCGGCCAGGACATCGCGGGCCTGCCGCCTGCGGCGCGCGGCTTCGGCGTGGTGTTCCAGTCGTATGCGCTCTTTCCCAACCTCACGGCGGCGCAGAACATCGCGTACGGGCTGCATCCCACCGGTGCGCTCGCGCGCGAGATGGCCAAGCGCTCGCGCGAGATGCTCGACCTCGTGGGCCTTGCCGCGCACGCCGACAAGTACCCGGTGCAGCTCTCGGGCGGCCAGCAGCAGCGCGTGGCGCTGGCGCGTGCGCTCGCACCCAACCCGCGGCTGCTGCTGCTCGACGAGCCGCTCTCCGCGCTCGATGCGCAGGTGCGCGCGAGCCTGCGCAGCGAGATCCGCGCGCTGCAGAAGCGCCTGGGCGTCGTCACCATCATGGTCACGCACGACCAGGAGGAAGCCCTGTCGATGGCCGACCGCGTGGTGCTGATGCACCACGGGCGCATCGAGCAGGCCGGCACGCCCGACGAGCTCTACCGCCGGCCGCGCACGCGCTTCGTCGCGGGCTTCGTCGGGCGCATGAACATGCTGCCGGCCACGGTGATGGCCGACGGCAAGGTGCGCGTGCGTGACAGCGAGCTCTTCTGCGCGCCGGGCCCGCTCAGCGTCGGCGCGACGGCGACCGTGGGCATCCGCCCGGAGCACGTGGTGGTCAGGCGCTTCGGCGCGGAGATGGGGGCCAACAGCTTCCCGGCGCGGCTGCTCGACACCGAGTTCTTCGGCAACCGCACCTCGGCGCGGCTGGCCTGCGAGCCGCTCGGCATCGAGATCGAGGCCGAGCTGCCGCCGGACGCGCCGCTGGTGCCGAGCAGCATGGTGCACATCCAGCTGCCGCTGCACGCGCTGTCGGTGCTTGCGCATTGA